The genomic region CGCGTCCCGTACGTGACGCGGAAGCTGTCGGGTGCGGAAGGTCCGTTCGTGGCGGTCTCCGACTGGATGCGGTCGGTCCCGGACCAGATCTCGCGGTGGGTGCCCGGCCCGTACACCTCGCTGGGCGCGGACGGCTTCGGCTTCGCCGACACCCGCGGCGCGGCCCGGCGCTTCTTCCACATCGACGCGCAGTCGGTGGTCCTGGCCACGCTCACCGAGCTCGCCAAGGCGGGCCGGATCGACCGTTCGGTGCTGAAGCAGGCCGTCGACCGCTACCAGCTGCTGGACGTCGCGGCGGCCGACCCGGGCGCGGCGGGCGGAGACGCGTAGCCGTCACCCTTCCGTGGGGGCGCTGGGACATCTGTCCCAGCGCCCCTTACGCGTTCTTTACGATGCTGGCATGAAGGAACCCTCCCGCCAGGCGCGCTGGGAGCGCCGTACACAGACGCCCCTGCTGGTGCTCGCCCTGGCCTTCGCCGTCGCCTACGCCGTGCCCATCGTCGCGCCCGACGCGGATCCGTCGGTGCACCGGGCGTGCACGCACGCGGAGTGGGTGGTGTGGGGGGCCTTCGCCGTCGACTACCTGGTGCGGCTGGTGCTCGCGAGGGACCGCAGGGTCTTCGTACGGACGCACTGGCTGGACCTGGCCGCGGTGGTGCTGCCGCTGGTCCAGCCGTTGCGGCTGTTGCGGCTCGTCGCCACCTTGATGCTGGTGGGGCGCCGGGCCCGGATGGCTCCGCAGATCCGGCTGACGACCTATGTGGCCGGGGCGGTGGTGGGGCTGCTGATGTTCGGCTCTCTCGCGGTGCTGAGCGTGGAACGGGACGCCCCCGACGGGAACATCAAGAACCTGGGCGACGCGGTGTGGTGGTCCTTCACCACCATGACGACGGTCGGGTACGGCGACCACTCCCCCACGACCGGCCTCGGCCGGGTGCTGGCCGTCGGGCTGATGCTGTCCGGGATCGCCCTGCTCGGTGTGGTGACCGCCAACATCGCCGC from Streptomyces sp. NBC_00190 harbors:
- a CDS encoding potassium channel family protein, producing MKEPSRQARWERRTQTPLLVLALAFAVAYAVPIVAPDADPSVHRACTHAEWVVWGAFAVDYLVRLVLARDRRVFVRTHWLDLAAVVLPLVQPLRLLRLVATLMLVGRRARMAPQIRLTTYVAGAVVGLLMFGSLAVLSVERDAPDGNIKNLGDAVWWSFTTMTTVGYGDHSPTTGLGRVLAVGLMLSGIALLGVVTANIAAWFIARFERDDQAERLHVAALRELQAEVRALRAEVATLGGGAAGPAGPADPTGPAELAGAPAPREATSPTP